Proteins found in one Agaribacterium sp. ZY112 genomic segment:
- a CDS encoding bifunctional 4-hydroxy-2-oxoglutarate aldolase/2-dehydro-3-deoxy-phosphogluconate aldolase, with protein sequence MSSVSPEPRRHTTTDIINAGFIAIIRCEQQSEVAAIVDNLAEAGVLYVEITSNTPGWQHEIKQARLRHPELCIGAGTIKNTELVSQAADAGAQFIVTPNTNKAVVDAANKYQLTVLMGAFTPTEVADAIEYGADIVKLFPSEILGIKYFQSLLGPFNDTHIMAVDNMSVERAQQWLEAGASGVAVGNILAYPCSSESEKEAQRMLAQRYMAVCQK encoded by the coding sequence ATGAGCAGTGTTTCACCAGAGCCTCGTAGGCACACAACTACGGATATTATTAACGCAGGGTTTATTGCCATTATTCGCTGTGAACAGCAATCAGAAGTAGCGGCCATAGTCGACAACTTAGCCGAGGCAGGTGTGCTCTATGTAGAGATCACGTCAAACACACCTGGCTGGCAACATGAAATCAAGCAAGCAAGGCTGCGCCACCCTGAGCTGTGCATTGGTGCGGGAACAATAAAAAACACCGAATTGGTATCCCAAGCCGCCGATGCCGGTGCGCAATTTATTGTCACCCCCAATACCAATAAAGCCGTGGTCGATGCGGCCAATAAATACCAGCTAACCGTATTGATGGGCGCCTTCACCCCCACCGAAGTAGCCGATGCGATTGAATACGGTGCGGATATTGTGAAGCTCTTTCCTTCAGAAATACTAGGCATCAAGTACTTCCAGTCTTTACTTGGCCCCTTTAACGACACACATATCATGGCCGTAGACAATATGAGCGTTGAACGCGCCCAACAGTGGTTAGAGGCTGGGGCAAGTGGCGTAGCCGTTGGCAATATCTTGGCTTACCCTTGCAGCAGTGAAAGTGAAAAAGAAGCCCAACGAATGTTAGCGCAACGCTATATGGCTGTCTGTCAAAAATAA
- the miaB gene encoding tRNA (N6-isopentenyl adenosine(37)-C2)-methylthiotransferase MiaB — MSKATESTTQQDESRTSKKLFIQTHGCQMNEYDSARMKDLLGDSHDMIATDDPEEADVLLVNTCSIREKAQEKLFHQLGRWKHLKEKNPDLVIGVGGCVASQEGEAISERAPYVDLIFGPQTLHRLPEMMESKQDNGAVVVDISFPEIEKFDRLPEPEVDGASAFVSIMEGCSKYCTFCVVPYTRGEEVSRPAADVMHEIEHLAAQGVREVNLLGQNVNAYRGESNGNVVDLAELITMVATVEGIDRIRYTTSHPVEFSESLIQVYAEVPELVSHLHLPVQSGSDRILMAMKRGHTALEYKSKLRKLMKIRPGISLSSDFIIGFPGETEADFEATMKLIADIGFDNSFSFIYSPRPGTPAAELPDDTEMALKKQRLKILQDRIVQQAQAISRRMVGNTERVLVTGYSKKDPGQLAGRTENNRVVNFRCDQPELIGKFADVLIEQALPNSLRGVLLGSELDD, encoded by the coding sequence GTGAGCAAGGCCACCGAGAGCACCACCCAGCAAGACGAGAGTCGCACAAGTAAGAAACTCTTTATTCAGACACACGGCTGTCAGATGAACGAGTACGACTCGGCCCGCATGAAAGATCTGCTCGGCGACAGCCACGACATGATCGCCACCGACGATCCGGAAGAAGCCGATGTACTGCTAGTTAATACCTGCTCCATCCGTGAAAAAGCCCAAGAAAAGCTTTTTCACCAATTAGGCCGCTGGAAACATCTTAAAGAAAAGAACCCCGATCTAGTGATTGGAGTGGGGGGCTGTGTGGCCTCACAAGAAGGTGAAGCTATTTCTGAACGCGCACCTTATGTTGATCTGATCTTTGGCCCTCAAACCTTGCACCGTCTACCCGAAATGATGGAAAGCAAGCAAGATAACGGCGCGGTTGTGGTCGACATCAGCTTTCCTGAAATTGAAAAGTTTGATCGCTTGCCGGAACCAGAAGTCGACGGCGCCAGCGCCTTTGTATCGATTATGGAAGGCTGCTCTAAGTACTGCACCTTCTGTGTTGTGCCCTACACCCGAGGCGAAGAGGTCAGCCGCCCTGCCGCCGATGTGATGCACGAAATTGAGCACTTAGCGGCGCAAGGCGTACGCGAAGTCAACCTGCTAGGCCAGAACGTCAACGCATATCGCGGTGAAAGCAACGGCAACGTTGTTGACCTTGCCGAACTAATCACCATGGTAGCCACGGTTGAAGGCATCGATCGCATTCGCTACACCACCAGCCATCCGGTCGAATTCAGTGAAAGCCTTATTCAAGTTTATGCCGAAGTACCCGAGCTTGTTAGCCACCTACACCTACCCGTACAAAGTGGTTCTGATCGCATCTTAATGGCGATGAAACGTGGCCACACGGCACTTGAGTACAAGAGCAAACTGCGCAAACTGATGAAGATTCGCCCAGGCATCAGCTTGAGCTCTGATTTTATTATTGGCTTCCCAGGCGAAACCGAAGCCGACTTTGAAGCCACAATGAAGCTCATTGCCGATATCGGTTTTGATAATTCATTTAGCTTTATTTACAGCCCTCGCCCAGGTACACCTGCAGCCGAGCTTCCAGACGACACTGAAATGGCGCTTAAAAAGCAGCGTCTTAAAATTCTTCAAGATCGTATTGTGCAGCAAGCGCAGGCGATTAGCCGCCGTATGGTCGGTAATACTGAACGTGTTTTAGTAACCGGCTATAGCAAGAAAGACCCAGGCCAACTGGCGGGCCGCACAGAAAACAACCGTGTTGTTAACTTCCGCTGTGACCAGCCAGAGTTGATTGGTAAATTTGCCGATGTGCTTATTGAGCAGGCTTTACCCAACTCCTTACGCGGTGTGCTATTAGGCTCTGAGCTAGACGACTGA
- the ybeY gene encoding rRNA maturation RNase YbeY, with product MANIDVQIACAADALPSEDQLQHWCKTALKAAGRDGALALRISDAKEIQTLNQQYRNKNNSTNVLSFPSDLPAELGLDELGDIIMCAEVIAREAVEQNKNADDHWAHMVIHGTLHLCGYDHIDDKEAEEMEALETQILATLGINNPYLA from the coding sequence ATGGCCAATATCGATGTGCAAATCGCTTGTGCAGCTGACGCTCTGCCAAGCGAGGATCAATTACAACACTGGTGTAAAACTGCACTTAAAGCAGCGGGTCGTGATGGTGCCTTGGCATTGCGAATCAGCGATGCCAAAGAAATCCAAACACTCAATCAGCAATATCGCAATAAAAACAACAGTACCAATGTGCTATCGTTCCCGAGCGATTTACCTGCTGAACTCGGCTTAGACGAACTTGGCGATATTATTATGTGTGCCGAAGTCATCGCCCGTGAAGCAGTTGAACAAAATAAAAATGCAGATGACCACTGGGCCCACATGGTGATCCACGGTACCTTGCACTTGTGTGGTTACGACCATATAGATGATAAAGAAGCCGAAGAGATGGAAGCGCTAGAGACTCAAATACTCGCGACTCTTGGCATCAACAACCCCTACCTAGCTTAA
- the lnt gene encoding apolipoprotein N-acyltransferase: MFNTALQFALRQKSYALCLLCGLLLPLSFAPASCWPLAILSLAGFAYSIQIKQTNKAGSALTHAFFFHLGGFAAGASWVYVSIHDFGFTAAWLALVLTSVFVLFLALVSSLPWLLCRTNLNNNTSLLLLFPSLLIASEWLRSWLFTGFPWLYVGYSHIDSPLSGWAPVLGVFGLSFISALSAALLLLALKHTRALAKTRAKLTAQQAKRRLAELCLYLCSVLLLFSSGVYLQNIEWTQASQEKQLVALLQPNVPLPMKWNPYHHPKLLSDLDKLASPWWEADIQIWPEAAIPGLRSHAGSFIDEINERATKHKTNVFTGALWDEDNGEVYNSVIALGSAKGHYFKQKLVPFGEYVPFEDQLRGLIAFFDLPNSVIRRGPFKNNALQASTRKEQSYNIAPFICYEVVYPDFVARNARDSQVMLTISNDAWFGDSIGPLQHFEMARMRALENQKYMLRSTNTGISAIIGERGQVLKTTRPFIKSTVIGVTELRQGLTPMARFGSTPILVLSLILMALGLTHTYKIRKAHVSH, encoded by the coding sequence ATGTTTAACACAGCCCTGCAATTCGCCCTGCGACAAAAATCGTATGCCCTGTGTTTACTCTGCGGCTTATTGCTGCCCTTAAGTTTTGCACCGGCGTCTTGCTGGCCACTAGCCATTCTCAGCTTGGCCGGTTTTGCTTACTCAATACAGATCAAACAGACAAATAAAGCAGGCTCGGCACTAACACACGCCTTTTTTTTCCACCTAGGCGGCTTTGCCGCTGGTGCGTCTTGGGTCTATGTCAGCATCCATGATTTTGGCTTTACCGCCGCTTGGCTCGCTCTTGTCTTAACCAGCGTATTTGTACTATTTCTCGCGCTAGTTAGCTCACTACCCTGGCTTTTATGTAGGACAAACTTAAACAATAACACCAGCTTATTACTGCTATTTCCGAGCTTACTTATTGCATCGGAATGGCTGCGCTCGTGGTTGTTTACTGGTTTCCCTTGGCTCTATGTTGGCTACAGTCATATCGACAGCCCTTTATCGGGCTGGGCACCGGTACTTGGTGTCTTTGGCTTAAGCTTTATTAGCGCCTTAAGTGCCGCGCTGCTATTACTTGCACTTAAACACACAAGGGCACTTGCCAAAACAAGAGCTAAACTCACTGCCCAGCAAGCTAAACGACGGCTTGCAGAGCTGTGCTTATACCTGTGCAGTGTGCTACTTCTATTTAGCAGCGGTGTGTATTTACAAAATATTGAATGGACACAAGCGAGCCAAGAAAAGCAGCTTGTCGCCTTATTACAGCCCAATGTTCCATTACCGATGAAATGGAACCCTTATCACCACCCCAAGCTCCTCTCCGACTTAGACAAACTGGCTTCACCGTGGTGGGAAGCAGACATACAAATATGGCCAGAGGCTGCGATACCTGGCTTACGTAGCCACGCTGGCTCATTTATTGACGAAATAAACGAGCGTGCGACAAAGCATAAAACCAATGTCTTCACAGGCGCGCTCTGGGATGAGGACAACGGTGAGGTCTATAACAGCGTCATCGCGCTTGGCAGCGCTAAGGGCCATTACTTCAAACAAAAGCTCGTGCCTTTTGGTGAGTACGTGCCCTTTGAAGATCAACTGCGAGGTCTAATTGCCTTCTTTGATTTACCTAATTCTGTGATTCGTCGTGGGCCTTTTAAAAACAACGCCCTACAAGCAAGCACACGCAAAGAGCAAAGCTATAACATCGCACCTTTTATTTGCTATGAAGTGGTTTACCCCGATTTTGTCGCACGCAACGCACGCGACAGCCAAGTCATGCTAACGATCAGTAATGACGCTTGGTTTGGTGATTCCATAGGCCCCTTACAGCACTTTGAAATGGCCCGCATGCGCGCCTTAGAAAACCAAAAGTATATGCTACGCTCGACCAACACCGGCATAAGCGCCATTATTGGTGAACGCGGCCAAGTGCTAAAAACAACACGGCCCTTTATTAAATCGACAGTGATAGGTGTCACAGAGCTCAGGCAAGGGCTCACACCTATGGCTCGTTTTGGCTCCACACCTATTTTAGTTTTAAGCCTCATACTAATGGCTCTAGGACTGACCCACACTTATAAAATCAGGAAGGCCCATGTCTCTCATTAA
- a CDS encoding PhoH family protein: MNSSNADASFTLEPNDNRRIALVCGQLNSHLKQIEKRLEVEIRHRANNFRILGESKARQAAQQILTYLFELSETENDISPDQVHLAIQEAAMEAVTESEVDAAIREASVIHTKKASIKPRGGKQTDYVAAVRRNDINFGIGPAGTGKTYLAVACAVEALMRDDVERILLVRPAVEAGEKLGFLPGDLSQKVDPYLRPLYDALYEMLGFETVGKLIERSVIEIAPLAYMRGRTLNNSFIILDESQNTTREQMKMFLTRIGFGSTAVITGDPSQIDLPRGQKSGLNHAIDVLDGVDGISFSFFTSRDVVRHAIVQRIVEAYDRADQREHAADAQKRD, encoded by the coding sequence TTGAACAGCTCAAACGCCGACGCCTCCTTCACCCTGGAGCCGAACGACAATCGCCGCATTGCCCTAGTTTGCGGGCAACTCAATAGCCATCTCAAACAAATTGAAAAGCGCCTAGAGGTTGAGATTCGCCATCGTGCGAATAACTTTCGCATATTAGGTGAGAGCAAAGCTAGGCAAGCAGCGCAGCAAATACTTACTTACTTATTTGAGTTATCTGAGACGGAGAATGATATCAGCCCCGATCAGGTCCATCTCGCCATACAGGAAGCAGCCATGGAAGCGGTGACAGAATCAGAAGTTGATGCAGCAATACGTGAAGCCAGCGTCATTCACACCAAAAAAGCCTCTATCAAACCTCGCGGCGGCAAACAGACCGACTACGTTGCAGCTGTTCGTCGCAACGATATCAACTTTGGTATTGGGCCTGCCGGTACAGGTAAAACTTACCTAGCGGTGGCATGTGCCGTAGAAGCGCTTATGCGCGATGATGTAGAACGTATTTTATTGGTTCGACCTGCCGTAGAAGCCGGTGAGAAGCTTGGTTTCCTACCTGGAGACTTAAGCCAAAAAGTCGATCCTTATTTACGCCCACTCTATGACGCACTGTATGAGATGCTTGGTTTTGAAACAGTCGGCAAGCTGATTGAGCGCAGTGTTATTGAAATCGCACCTCTGGCTTATATGCGTGGTCGCACACTCAACAACAGCTTTATTATTTTAGATGAAAGCCAAAATACCACCCGAGAGCAAATGAAAATGTTCTTAACGCGTATTGGTTTTGGCTCTACCGCGGTCATCACCGGTGACCCCTCACAGATTGACTTACCTCGCGGCCAAAAAAGCGGGCTTAACCATGCCATTGATGTGCTCGATGGTGTCGACGGCATTAGCTTTAGCTTTTTCACCTCCCGTGATGTAGTCCGCCACGCTATCGTCCAACGTATTGTTGAGGCCTATGACAGAGCCGATCAGCGCGAACACGCAGCCGACGCTCAAAAGCGCGACTAA
- a CDS encoding HlyC/CorC family transporter: MNDEAPSSQSEESESRTWLSRLFTGKGQTPRTRQELLQMIKNAAETEVLDDEALHIIEGAIDVANQQVREIMVAKAQMVCIQIDESPSEFLPKVIESGHSRFPVLGENGDDVKGILLAKDLLPLVLKGAEGFNLEKHLRTANVIPESKRLNILLKEFRENRYHMAMVIDEYGGISGLVTIEDILEEIVGEIEDETDDDNEDFIRPVAENDYILKALTPIADFNRYFKQKFDESEFDTIGGLVMQTFGHVPKRNEIAHIADFSFRVLYADDRKIHLLRVSKLNTD; this comes from the coding sequence ATGAACGACGAAGCTCCGAGTAGTCAGAGCGAGGAAAGTGAGAGTCGCACTTGGCTATCACGTTTATTTACTGGCAAAGGCCAAACCCCTCGCACTCGCCAAGAGCTGCTGCAAATGATCAAAAATGCAGCCGAAACAGAAGTACTCGATGACGAAGCCCTACACATCATTGAAGGCGCTATCGATGTTGCCAATCAACAAGTGCGCGAGATCATGGTTGCAAAAGCGCAAATGGTCTGCATTCAAATAGATGAATCACCAAGCGAGTTTTTACCTAAAGTAATTGAAAGTGGCCACAGCCGCTTTCCTGTGCTTGGAGAAAATGGTGACGACGTAAAAGGCATCTTGCTCGCCAAAGATTTATTACCCTTGGTATTAAAAGGAGCTGAGGGTTTCAACCTAGAAAAACATTTGCGCACGGCGAATGTGATCCCAGAAAGTAAGCGCCTAAATATATTATTAAAAGAATTCCGAGAAAACCGCTATCATATGGCCATGGTCATTGATGAGTATGGCGGTATTAGCGGCCTTGTCACCATTGAGGACATTCTCGAAGAAATAGTTGGCGAAATCGAAGACGAAACCGACGATGACAACGAAGATTTTATTCGGCCCGTTGCAGAAAACGACTATATATTAAAAGCCCTTACCCCCATTGCCGATTTTAATCGCTACTTCAAACAGAAGTTTGATGAGAGTGAATTCGACACCATCGGCGGTTTAGTTATGCAAACCTTTGGTCACGTACCTAAGCGCAATGAGATTGCTCACATTGCTGACTTTTCCTTCCGTGTACTTTATGCCGATGATAGGAAAATTCATTTGCTTCGTGTCAGTAAACTCAATACCGACTAA
- a CDS encoding DUF1820 family protein produces the protein MAGVPTYKVVFYNQNQVFEVYCRAIYQSEMYGFIEIEEFVFGERAQLVVDPGEEKLKNEFSGVKRSYIPLHSIVRIDEVEKEGQVKVTDVKGGGNSVTPFPMPGATPKSE, from the coding sequence ATGGCCGGTGTTCCGACCTATAAAGTGGTGTTCTACAACCAAAACCAAGTGTTTGAAGTGTATTGTCGTGCTATCTATCAAAGTGAGATGTATGGTTTTATTGAGATAGAAGAGTTTGTCTTTGGTGAGCGAGCGCAGTTGGTGGTCGACCCAGGTGAAGAGAAACTAAAAAATGAATTCTCCGGTGTAAAGCGTTCGTATATTCCTTTACACAGCATTGTGCGTATTGACGAAGTTGAAAAAGAAGGCCAGGTGAAGGTCACCGATGTGAAGGGGGGCGGCAACTCAGTAACGCCTTTCCCTATGCCAGGGGCTACTCCTAAGTCTGAATAA
- a CDS encoding alpha/beta fold hydrolase: MLIDYSVRGEGEPLVLIHGLFGTRENLGAIAKLLSEQFCVYSIDLPNHGRSGQIDDFDLHSMADGIYAWMQSIELSSAHFFGHSLGGKAAMELALNYPASVISLIVADIAPVAYEHRHEGVFSGLLSVDLNTLNSRIEADKVLAQTIPEKPVRSFLLKNLQKDELGKFQWRMNLVAIHTHYADLIKGNSEAVFNKPVLFLKAENSDYIKSDYREAIVSRFPKTELKVVSNTGHWLHAEKPELISRLVLRFLKAI; encoded by the coding sequence ATGCTTATTGATTACAGTGTTCGGGGCGAGGGTGAGCCACTTGTACTTATTCATGGCCTCTTTGGTACACGTGAGAACCTTGGTGCTATTGCTAAGCTGTTAAGTGAGCAGTTTTGCGTCTATTCCATTGATTTACCTAATCATGGCCGTTCAGGTCAAATTGATGACTTTGATTTACACAGTATGGCCGATGGCATCTATGCGTGGATGCAAAGTATAGAGCTATCAAGCGCTCATTTTTTTGGTCATAGCCTTGGTGGTAAGGCGGCTATGGAGTTGGCGTTAAACTATCCGGCCAGTGTGATCTCGTTGATCGTTGCTGATATTGCCCCAGTTGCCTACGAACATCGACACGAAGGGGTGTTTTCTGGCTTGTTGTCTGTTGATTTGAATACTTTGAATTCGCGGATTGAGGCGGATAAGGTCTTAGCGCAAACAATCCCGGAAAAACCGGTGCGCAGCTTTTTACTAAAGAACCTGCAAAAAGATGAATTAGGTAAGTTTCAGTGGCGCATGAATTTAGTGGCTATTCATACTCATTACGCCGATTTAATTAAAGGTAATAGTGAGGCTGTGTTTAATAAGCCAGTACTGTTCTTAAAGGCTGAGAATAGTGATTATATTAAAAGTGACTATCGTGAAGCGATCGTTTCACGTTTCCCCAAGACGGAATTAAAAGTGGTCAGTAATACTGGGCATTGGTTGCATGCTGAAAAGCCCGAGTTGATATCGCGCTTGGTGCTTAGGTTTTTAAAAGCGATTTAG